ggccacacataaaatacaataacacctaatgatagctgatgagcttaatatatatatatatatatatatataaaatatctcataatgttttaaggaagtctatgaatttgtgttggaccCCATTcgaagccatcctgggctgcatgtgagCCACAGGTTGGACCATAACGTTGTTCTAGAAGGTGAGAAGACTGTAAGACAAGAGTATTGAAAAGGGCTTTTGAGAGCTCTGAAAGCCCTTTTCAGCTCTCAAATTATAGCAAAAGTACATAGATTATCACGTTGAATATTGGGTGGGGAGGAATgattaagtaaaattaaacacatgggcgctgggtttggtggcacacacctgtaatcgcagcactttaggagacagaagcaggcggatcatctgagctcaggagttccttaccagcctgggcaacatgaggaaacctggtctctacaaaaaatagccaggtgcagtagtgtgcacctgtagttccagctacttgggaggctgagtgaggagaaACGTGAGCCCAGGTggcggagatttcagtgagccgagattgcaccattgcactccagcctgggcgacagagcaagactaaaaaataaaaaattaaacacatggaATAGCTAGATATTATATTAATGGGCTATTATCAAGAAAACTTACCTGGAAAAGTTTCATTCTACAGGGGTCACACTGAGTTGATCTTAATAATCTTATGATTTTATACCATATCATGCTTTATACAACtctttttaatctattatttaattCCCCAGTAGCATTTTGAAATAGATACTGTTCAGTTGAGGAAGCCAAAGCTAAGGGATTAAGTGCTTTGTTGAAAAGCACcagcaggccgggcgtggtggctcacacctgtaatcccagcactttgggaggccaaggcaggtgaatcacctgaggtcaggagtttgagaccagcctggccaacatggtgaaacccagtctctactaaaaatacaaaaaattagctgggtgtggtggcaggcacctgtaatcccgactactcgggaggctgagacaggagaaacactttaaaccgggaggcagaggttgcagtgagccaagattgcaccattgtactccagcctgggcaacaagagtgaaactccatctcaaaaagaaaaaagaaaagcaccagCAAGTTTGTGGCAGGAGTAAAACCTGAATCCAGGTCTTCTGACTGATGTTTATCCCAGTACACCTTACCTAATTGCAGTTCGTTCGTTCTTGTTACCATTCCCAGTTTGGATCACTATtggtttttattacatatttagtTCCCTTTCCTACCTAAATTAGCTCTAGTCACTGCATTCCTGTTATAATACTTTGATTCTGTTCCAGAGAGAAGTGGAGATCCTGATGTTTCTCAGTGCCATTGTGATGATGAAGAACCGCAGATCCAGTAAGTTTGGCCCACTTCTCAGTCATAAGGTTAGATCTAATGCCCTTTGGAGGTCCTTTCCTTCGTGTTAAGAGAGTGGCAATCATTTGGTAAATCTGTCCTACATTTAATTCCAAGGCTGAATTTGAACTTGGACCTATTCCTTCCCCCATCTCCTATATCAAAGTGCCCCATGAAGAGGGACAAAGAATGGGATATAGGAGTGCACAGCCCAGCCTGACCTGTGACATCTCTGTGTTTCAGTCACTGTGGAGCAACATATAGGCAACATTTTCATGTTTAGTAAAGTGGCCAACGCAATTCTTTTCTTCCGCTTGGATATTCGCATGGGCCTGCTTTACATCACACTCTGCATAGGTAAGGAGActacctttctttgtttttgttttctgtttttttttttttttgtaagactgTGTTGATAGACTTGATTGTGGAAACCACAGTCCCAACAGTTGCAATCCCAAACATGTTTCTCCATACCCTTCTTCCATATCTCGTACctaattaattatatatgtagCTCAGATGATAACAGTTTATAGAGACTGTATTTGTAGAGGTAGGGAATGTGTTGGTCATCTACATACATCCACAAGTGTGTATGTATTCTTTGGGGGCTGAAATCCTTGGGTTGGTTTGGAAGTAAATTCCCTGTGTAAGGCTTTTTATGTTTCCTCTGACATCTTCTTTCTGTGTTTAGTGTTCCTGATGACGTGCAAACCCCCCCTATATATGGGCCCTGAGTATATCAAGTACTTCAATGATAAAACCATTGATGTGagtgctctttcccttttctgtttcttgggTCCCTTGTGGATGATTTTGTAGTTGTGCTCTGCATTCACTAGGAGGAACAACAGTGCTTCAAAATGGATGTCAAGGGCACTGTGGTTCATTATGAGAGCTGGGGAAGAGGGAACGCCAGGATGAGGAATTAGATGCTAAGGTGTGAAACTTCCCAGGAGGCTATGTGGATCCAGCTCACTTTTCTTCCCTGTATTTGACAGGAGGAACTAGAACGGGACAAGAGGGTCACTTGGATTGTGGAGTTCTTTGCCAATTGGTCTAATGACTGCCAATCATTTGCTCCTATCTATGCTGACCTCTCCCTCAAGTGAGTAGTGCAAAAGGAGAGATGGTGGAAATGAAGATGCTGTGCCTTCCCTctcactggttttttttttttcttcttttgtccttGATTTTTACACATGGCAACCAAAAgcatctccctctcccctcttaAATATCGATACTTCCACTTTCCTTGAtccactggttttttttttttttcccagtatattaaataatatattcttttcaGGTACAACTGTACAGGGTTAAATTTTGGGAAGGTGGATGTTGGACGCTATACTGATGTTAGTACACGGTATGTAAAGACCTGGGCAGAGGGTCTGAGCAGGGAATCACTTTGAGTGTTATACACAGGGGCATTTAGAGAACTTTCTGGGCCCTGCAGGTACAAAGTGAGCACATCACCCCTCACCAAGCAGCTCCCTACCCTGATCCTGTTCCAAGGTGGCAAGGAGGTAATGCGGCGGCCACAGATTGACAAGAAAGGACGGGCTGTCTCATGGACCTTCTCTGAGGTACCTGAAAGGAAGGGCAGGTGCATGAAGGGTGTAGAACAGTAGGTGGGCTTTCGAGCCCTACCCGGctttgattcacagttctgccaCTTGCCCATTAGCTTTGAGGGTGTGGACTAGTTACTAGACCTCAtgtattaattcacttagcaaatatatattatgtgcCAGACCTGCTAGTACTGGGGAACAATTATTAGTTTAAGATTTGGTctcaggccaggtacggtggctcatgcctgtaatcccagcactttgggaggccgaggctggcagatcacctgaggtcaggagttcgagaccagcctgaccaacatggagaaaccccatctctactaaaaatacaaaattagccaagtgtgctggcttatgcctgtaatcccagctacttaggaagctgaggcaggagaatcgcttgaacctgggaggcggaggttgcagtgagctgagattgcgccattgtgctccagcctgggcaacaagagcgaaactccatcagaaaaaaatatatatatttggtcttgaAGGCCTCTGCACATATTGTCTGTAGGTGTTAGGTTCCTTGTCAGTTAATTGGAGGTAATAACCCCTGGCTTACAGGATTGTTTTGCAgattacattaaataatttagGTATATATAATTCTTGGCACAGTGAATAAATACCCATT
The genomic region above belongs to Papio anubis isolate 15944 chromosome 12, Panubis1.0, whole genome shotgun sequence and contains:
- the TMX2 gene encoding thioredoxin-related transmembrane protein 2 isoform X2; amino-acid sequence: MAVLAPLIALVYSVPRLSRWLAQPYYLLSALLSAAFLLVRKLPPLCHGLPTQREDGNPCDFDWREVEILMFLSAIVMMKNRRSITVEQHIGNIFMFSKVANAILFFRLDIRMGLLYITLCIVFLMTCKPPLYMGPEYIKYFNDKTIDEELERDKRVTWIVEFFANWSNDCQSFAPIYADLSLKYNCTGLNFGKVDVGRYTDVQSEHITPHQAAPYPDPVPRWQGGNAAATD
- the TMX2 gene encoding thioredoxin-related transmembrane protein 2 isoform X1 is translated as MAVLAPLIALVYSVPRLSRWLAQPYYLLSALLSAAFLLVRKLPPLCHGLPTQREDGNPCDFDWREVEILMFLSAIVMMKNRRSITVEQHIGNIFMFSKVANAILFFRLDIRMGLLYITLCIVFLMTCKPPLYMGPEYIKYFNDKTIDEELERDKRVTWIVEFFANWSNDCQSFAPIYADLSLKYNCTGLNFGKVDVGRYTDVSTRYKVSTSPLTKQLPTLILFQGGKEVMRRPQIDKKGRAVSWTFSEENVIREFNLNELYQRAKKLSKAGDNIPEEQPVAPTPTRVSDGESKKDK